Proteins encoded within one genomic window of Chloroflexota bacterium:
- the mvk gene encoding mevalonate kinase, with translation MSKASAPGKIILFGEHAVVYGRPAIAMPVLQVRAEATVTVTRDDDVTIDAPDIARAFTLRGAADDDPLAAIIRATCTHLGVASGGFNVQVRSTIPVARGLGSGAAVSVAVARALAVHFRRDVSRDDISTLAYKVEQLHHGTPSGIDNTVIAFEQPVYFVRGQPIESFRVARPFTIIIADTGVPALTKVAVGDVRRAWEQNRVEYETIFDHIGAIARDARAAIEQGNADALGELMNANQALLRAIDVSSPEIETLVDAARRAGARGAKLSGGGRGGNVIALVDGVTQDAVVRALRYAGARDVTVTRVE, from the coding sequence TTGAGCAAAGCATCCGCGCCGGGCAAAATCATTCTTTTTGGCGAACATGCGGTCGTTTACGGACGCCCGGCGATTGCTATGCCGGTACTTCAGGTGCGTGCCGAAGCGACTGTCACCGTAACGCGTGATGACGATGTGACGATTGACGCGCCGGACATTGCGCGCGCGTTCACACTGCGCGGCGCGGCGGACGACGATCCGCTTGCCGCGATCATTCGCGCGACGTGCACGCATCTCGGCGTCGCGTCGGGCGGATTCAACGTGCAAGTTCGTTCGACGATTCCGGTCGCGCGCGGGTTGGGGAGCGGCGCGGCGGTGTCGGTTGCGGTCGCGCGCGCGCTTGCCGTGCATTTCAGGCGCGATGTATCACGCGACGACATTTCCACGCTCGCGTATAAAGTCGAACAATTGCATCACGGCACGCCGAGCGGCATTGACAATACGGTCATCGCGTTCGAACAACCGGTGTACTTTGTGCGCGGTCAGCCCATCGAATCGTTTCGCGTCGCGCGACCATTCACGATAATCATCGCGGACACCGGCGTTCCCGCACTGACCAAAGTCGCGGTTGGCGATGTGCGCCGCGCGTGGGAACAAAATCGCGTCGAGTACGAAACCATCTTCGACCACATCGGCGCGATTGCGCGTGATGCGCGCGCGGCAATCGAGCAGGGGAATGCGGACGCGCTCGGCGAGTTGATGAACGCGAACCAGGCACTCTTGCGCGCGATTGACGTGTCGTCGCCGGAAATCGAAACGCTCGTGGACGCGGCTCGGCGCGCGGGCGCGCGCGGCGCGAAACTCTCCGGCGGCGGACGCGGCGGCAACGTCATCGCGCTCGTGGACGGGGTTACCCAAGACGCAGTGGTGCGCGCTTTGCGCTATGCCGGGGCGCGCGATGTAACGGTGACGCGGGTGGAATGA
- a CDS encoding PEP/pyruvate-binding domain-containing protein, with product MPPDSLKVPKVLKLYLEITQYPILAPKIRARMREELFTRGVITRTNFETEVRTKAEQTQRLEGLDNPLIQEPADVWERRKQQTRDYLTDFYFAYNLPHELFEGIVQSIVAERNPSQKVFLTFNPELAPIDMVLAQGERYEALPQSERAQAQHHIQEMVVVVLKTLMTDHLGFIRIAKEWFTIHDLKEIRQRRIGDGKIGGKAAGMLLAWKILQRVAEQSGAHAPAIVLPNSWYIGSSMLYEFNSHNNLLFSVDQKYKPLEQIEAEYPSIVKAYLESRLPEEMSEPLRELLAQVGKRALIVRSSSLLEDNFGTSFAGKYDSFFCPNQGTFEQNFAALATAIKRTYASALNPDALAYRKRMRLIDYDERMAILIQEVQGERRGRYLFPTLAGVAYSRNPFRWNPQIRREDGFVRLVWGLGTRAVERVGADFPRMVALSHPRLRPEVGADELRKHSQRFIDLIDLENNILTTSPIASIFSTDDKALPYLVSVDKGDYVQSLFADPLLEGAENLLLTFDGLLQKTDFVTVMKTLLQRLEREYAFPVDVEFTADILQNSDKPRVRVHILQCRPHTSYETGTRIELPANIPETDQVFSTNRLVPQGLVQRIRYIVYVHPEKYSQLGDPTLKLELARVIGRLNQRLEGQTFILMGPGRWGSANMDLGLKVGYADINNTRVLVEIALPRGEGIPDVSYGTHFFQDLVEAHIYPLPLFPHEPGTSFNRAFFTQAPNVLAPLLPGDAAYAEYIKVIEVPTVANGRHLEIVMDEERGEAVAYLRRYEGHG from the coding sequence ATGCCTCCTGATTCACTCAAAGTACCCAAAGTACTCAAATTGTATTTGGAAATTACCCAGTATCCGATTCTCGCGCCGAAGATTCGCGCGCGCATGCGCGAGGAGTTGTTCACACGCGGCGTGATCACTCGGACGAATTTCGAAACTGAAGTCCGCACCAAAGCGGAGCAAACGCAACGCCTCGAAGGTCTCGATAACCCGCTGATCCAAGAACCGGCGGATGTGTGGGAACGGCGCAAGCAACAGACACGTGACTATCTCACCGATTTCTACTTTGCGTATAATCTGCCCCACGAATTGTTCGAAGGAATCGTCCAGAGCATCGTCGCCGAGCGCAACCCAAGCCAAAAAGTGTTTCTGACCTTCAACCCGGAACTCGCGCCGATTGATATGGTCCTCGCGCAAGGCGAACGCTACGAGGCGCTGCCGCAGAGCGAGCGCGCGCAAGCGCAACACCACATCCAAGAAATGGTCGTCGTCGTCCTCAAAACATTGATGACCGATCACCTGGGATTCATCCGCATTGCGAAGGAATGGTTCACGATTCACGACTTGAAAGAGATTCGTCAGCGACGCATCGGCGACGGCAAAATCGGCGGTAAAGCGGCAGGGATGTTGCTGGCATGGAAGATTCTCCAACGCGTCGCAGAACAAAGCGGCGCGCACGCGCCGGCAATCGTTTTACCGAACTCGTGGTACATCGGGTCAAGTATGTTGTACGAGTTCAACTCGCACAACAACTTGCTCTTTTCCGTGGATCAAAAGTACAAGCCGCTCGAACAAATCGAAGCCGAGTATCCTTCCATTGTCAAGGCGTATCTCGAATCGCGTTTGCCGGAAGAAATGAGCGAGCCATTGCGAGAGTTGCTCGCGCAGGTGGGCAAGCGCGCGCTCATCGTCCGTTCGTCGAGTTTGCTCGAAGACAATTTCGGCACCTCCTTCGCCGGCAAGTACGATAGTTTCTTTTGCCCGAATCAAGGCACGTTCGAACAAAATTTTGCGGCGTTGGCAACGGCGATCAAACGCACCTACGCGAGCGCGCTCAACCCAGACGCGCTGGCGTATCGCAAACGTATGCGCTTGATTGATTACGACGAGCGCATGGCGATTTTGATTCAAGAAGTGCAAGGCGAGCGCCGCGGCCGGTATTTGTTTCCCACGCTCGCGGGCGTGGCGTACAGTCGCAATCCGTTCCGGTGGAATCCGCAAATCCGCCGCGAGGATGGCTTTGTGCGCCTGGTCTGGGGCTTGGGCACGCGCGCGGTCGAACGCGTCGGCGCGGATTTCCCGCGCATGGTCGCGCTCAGCCACCCGCGCTTGCGCCCCGAAGTCGGCGCGGATGAATTACGCAAGCATTCGCAACGCTTCATTGATTTGATTGATCTCGAAAACAACATCCTGACCACCAGTCCGATTGCGTCCATCTTTTCAACCGACGACAAAGCCCTGCCGTACCTGGTTTCGGTAGACAAGGGCGATTACGTTCAATCGCTGTTTGCGGACCCGCTGCTCGAAGGCGCGGAAAATCTGTTGCTCACGTTCGATGGTCTCTTGCAGAAAACTGATTTTGTGACGGTGATGAAAACCTTACTCCAGCGTTTGGAACGCGAGTACGCGTTCCCGGTGGATGTCGAGTTCACAGCAGACATTTTGCAAAACTCGGACAAGCCGCGCGTGCGAGTGCACATCTTGCAGTGCCGTCCGCATACAAGTTACGAAACGGGAACCCGCATCGAACTGCCCGCGAACATTCCGGAAACCGACCAGGTCTTTTCGACGAATCGGCTCGTCCCCCAAGGACTCGTGCAGCGGATTCGGTACATCGTCTACGTGCATCCGGAAAAGTACAGCCAGCTCGGCGACCCCACATTGAAACTCGAACTTGCGCGCGTGATCGGACGCTTGAATCAACGGCTCGAAGGACAAACGTTCATCTTGATGGGTCCGGGGCGCTGGGGCAGTGCGAACATGGACCTGGGTCTCAAAGTGGGGTACGCGGACATCAACAACACGCGCGTGCTCGTCGAGATCGCGCTGCCGCGTGGGGAAGGCATTCCCGATGTGTCATACGGCACGCACTTTTTCCAAGATTTGGTGGAGGCGCACATCTATCCACTGCCGTTATTCCCGCACGAGCCAGGCACGTCGTTCAATCGCGCGTTCTTTACGCAAGCGCCCAATGTGTTAGCGCCGTTGTTGCCCGGCGATGCGGCGTATGCCGAATACATCAAAGTGATTGAAGTTCCCACGGTCGCGAATGGTCGTCACCTGGAAATTGTGATGGACGAAGAACGCGGCGAAGCGGTGGCGTACTTGAGGCGATACGAGGGTCATGGATAA
- a CDS encoding CPBP family intramembrane metalloprotease, whose amino-acid sequence MIIFSIGTLLLLAFLAWATYRTAQVLRAVKFEQNLLLMPAENMLRVVLIVICFGLALISEQPSAVFGWQTHDFARDVVLGLAAGLIGAFSLPIITRGAIARFGRRIYSPVVVLSVLPRQRDEWFAIPFALATAVLLEEFLFRALLLGGFAAFAPPLALALAWSVLFGAMHVSQGALGMIVAAALGFLFSILFLLTSSLLAPFLAHYAINLWQIAWAARDKTWLENYDTDPGSHS is encoded by the coding sequence ATGATCATTTTTAGCATTGGCACGCTCTTGCTCCTTGCTTTTCTCGCGTGGGCGACGTACCGCACCGCGCAAGTTTTGCGCGCCGTAAAATTCGAACAGAACCTCTTGCTGATGCCGGCGGAAAATATGTTGCGCGTCGTCCTCATCGTGATTTGTTTCGGCTTGGCATTGATCAGCGAACAACCGTCCGCGGTGTTCGGCTGGCAAACGCACGATTTCGCGCGCGATGTCGTCCTCGGTTTGGCGGCGGGTTTGATCGGCGCGTTCAGTTTACCCATCATCACGCGCGGCGCGATCGCACGCTTTGGACGCCGCATCTATTCGCCGGTCGTCGTGTTGAGCGTGCTCCCGCGTCAGCGCGATGAGTGGTTTGCGATTCCGTTCGCGCTCGCGACGGCGGTTCTGCTCGAAGAGTTCTTGTTTCGCGCGCTCTTGCTCGGCGGATTCGCGGCGTTCGCGCCGCCGCTCGCGCTCGCGCTTGCGTGGTCGGTGTTGTTCGGCGCGATGCACGTGTCGCAAGGCGCGCTCGGCATGATCGTCGCCGCCGCGCTCGGGTTTCTATTTTCGATTTTGTTTCTGCTCACGTCGAGTTTGCTCGCGCCGTTTCTCGCGCACTACGCGATCAACCTCTGGCAAATCGCGTGGGCGGCGCGCGATAAAACTTGGTTGGAGAATTATGACACAGACCCAGGCAGTCATTCTTGA
- a CDS encoding homocysteine S-methyltransferase family protein, producing the protein MNFETFFANTDLILTEGSVYERLRRHPAIQFDPFLAHATLVYDPGSAQILEQVHREYLDVGQHYHLPMLALADTWRASRERIEHSAFHDRAVNQDNIRFLRAICASYASTDAPIFVGADIGPRGDAYKPAEALDKERAALFHAYQIEAIAETNPDYILAATLPAFSEAFGIAIAMARVASPYILSFVVRSNGQILDGTPLHRAIQEIDSSVARPPFGYQVNCVHPAVFSQALVNDEIAKHALASRVIGLQANTSSKSPEELDGLAELDSEEPEPFGALMAGIHREFGARILGGCCGTDTRHIESIARNARATKVIDASAV; encoded by the coding sequence ATGAATTTTGAAACGTTCTTTGCCAACACCGATTTGATTCTGACCGAGGGTTCGGTCTACGAACGATTGCGCCGGCATCCGGCGATCCAGTTCGATCCGTTTCTCGCGCACGCGACGCTCGTCTACGATCCTGGGTCGGCGCAGATTTTGGAGCAGGTGCATCGCGAGTATCTCGACGTTGGACAACATTATCATCTGCCGATGCTCGCGCTCGCGGACACTTGGCGCGCGAGTCGCGAGCGCATTGAGCATTCCGCGTTTCATGATCGCGCGGTGAATCAGGACAACATACGCTTTTTGCGCGCGATTTGCGCGAGCTACGCGAGTACGGACGCGCCCATCTTTGTCGGCGCGGATATCGGACCGCGCGGCGATGCGTACAAACCGGCGGAGGCGCTGGATAAGGAGCGCGCCGCATTGTTTCACGCATACCAAATCGAAGCGATTGCCGAAACGAATCCTGATTACATTCTCGCGGCGACCTTGCCCGCGTTTTCCGAAGCATTCGGCATTGCGATCGCGATGGCGCGCGTGGCATCGCCGTACATCCTGAGTTTCGTCGTGCGCTCCAACGGACAAATTTTGGACGGTACGCCGTTACATCGCGCGATTCAGGAAATTGATTCAAGTGTCGCGCGACCGCCGTTCGGATACCAAGTGAACTGCGTGCATCCGGCGGTTTTCAGTCAGGCGCTCGTGAACGACGAGATCGCCAAACATGCGCTCGCATCGCGCGTGATTGGTTTGCAGGCGAACACGTCGTCCAAGAGTCCCGAAGAATTGGATGGATTGGCGGAATTGGATTCGGAAGAGCCAGAACCCTTCGGCGCGCTGATGGCGGGCATTCATCGCGAGTTTGGCGCGCGCATTCTCGGCGGATGTTGCGGCACAGATACGCGCCACATCGAAAGCATCGCGCGAAATGCGCGTGCGACTAAAGTCATAGACGCGTCCGCCGTTTGA
- a CDS encoding HAD family phosphatase: MTQTQAVILDLDGLMVDSEPLHSRAFSLFLAHHGIQHEFTVEEYGKYFVGIPVADNTRWLIERFNLPMLPDAVLAQREAIYEDLIADPANLIAMPGVFDVLDELCAREVPLAVASGSPRQQVETILRGLGIAPRFRAVVAGTDVPRSKPAPDVYLRAAERLGVAPAQCVALEDSATGVTAAKAAGMRAIAVPNQYTAHQDLSHADARVDSLYRVMDWI; this comes from the coding sequence ATGACACAGACCCAGGCAGTCATTCTTGATCTCGATGGTTTAATGGTGGACAGCGAACCGTTGCATTCACGCGCGTTCTCCTTGTTTCTCGCGCATCACGGCATTCAGCACGAGTTCACCGTCGAAGAGTACGGCAAATATTTTGTGGGCATCCCGGTCGCCGACAACACGCGTTGGTTGATCGAACGATTCAACTTGCCGATGTTGCCGGACGCGGTGCTCGCGCAACGCGAAGCGATCTACGAAGACCTGATCGCCGACCCGGCGAATCTGATCGCGATGCCCGGCGTGTTCGATGTGCTTGACGAGTTGTGCGCGAGAGAGGTTCCACTTGCCGTCGCGTCCGGCTCGCCGCGTCAACAAGTCGAAACGATTTTGCGCGGGCTGGGCATCGCGCCGCGTTTCCGCGCGGTGGTGGCGGGAACGGATGTGCCGCGTTCCAAGCCCGCGCCGGATGTGTACTTGCGCGCGGCGGAACGTCTTGGCGTTGCGCCCGCGCAATGTGTCGCGCTCGAAGATAGCGCGACCGGCGTGACCGCCGCCAAAGCCGCCGGGATGCGCGCCATTGCAGTGCCGAACCAGTACACCGCGCATCAAGATTTATCACACGCGGACGCGCGGGTAGACAGTCTGTATCGCGTGATGGATTGGATTTGA
- a CDS encoding glycosyltransferase — protein sequence MPRLSVIIPALNEAQTLPQLLRALRMQTCAPDEIIVADAGSTDGTIELAREYGAHVVPGGKPGAGRNSGARAATGDVFLFLDADVLPAREFIATALDEFTESNYVVATTLIAPLEDALPDKVMVEVANLYLQVVQPFSPHAPGFCIIVRRAVHQAIGGFDEAIVMAEDHDYVQRAAKYGEFGVLTRAAIPVSLRRVEKDGLLPLAFKYAWCEMYALAGKPIYSVPFEYNMGGLPLDVTRTARRIVDIAQLREQLGQFENPIQRISAVGLAHLEKLAQFDWREIARERFQLQLDPPDAAILHRYLSRRLELIRASGRPLRETLNKLQTRPIKESIRLLDLNAWVNEQREMIRRWTRQ from the coding sequence ATGCCGCGACTTTCCGTGATCATCCCCGCGCTCAACGAAGCGCAAACCTTGCCGCAACTTCTGCGCGCGTTGAGAATGCAAACGTGCGCGCCGGACGAAATCATCGTCGCGGACGCCGGCTCGACCGATGGCACCATCGAGTTGGCGCGCGAGTACGGCGCGCACGTCGTGCCCGGTGGCAAGCCCGGCGCGGGACGCAACTCCGGTGCACGCGCCGCGACCGGCGACGTGTTCTTGTTTCTCGACGCGGATGTGCTGCCCGCGCGCGAGTTCATCGCGACGGCGCTCGACGAATTTACCGAATCGAACTATGTAGTCGCCACGACGTTGATCGCGCCGCTTGAAGACGCATTGCCGGACAAGGTGATGGTCGAGGTGGCGAATCTCTATCTTCAAGTTGTGCAACCGTTTTCGCCGCACGCGCCCGGCTTTTGTATTATCGTCCGCCGCGCGGTGCACCAAGCGATTGGCGGTTTTGACGAAGCGATTGTGATGGCGGAAGACCATGATTACGTTCAACGCGCGGCGAAGTACGGCGAGTTTGGCGTACTCACACGCGCGGCGATTCCGGTTTCCTTGCGGCGTGTTGAAAAAGACGGTTTGTTGCCGCTCGCGTTCAAATACGCGTGGTGTGAAATGTACGCGCTTGCCGGCAAACCGATCTACTCGGTCCCGTTCGAGTACAACATGGGCGGCTTGCCGCTCGACGTGACGCGTACCGCGCGACGCATCGTTGACATCGCGCAACTGCGCGAGCAACTGGGTCAATTCGAGAACCCGATTCAACGCATCAGCGCGGTTGGCTTGGCGCATCTCGAAAAACTCGCGCAGTTCGACTGGCGCGAAATCGCGCGCGAACGTTTCCAACTGCAACTCGATCCGCCCGACGCGGCGATTTTGCATCGCTATTTGTCGCGCCGTCTTGAATTGATACGCGCGTCCGGGCGACCGTTGCGCGAGACGTTGAACAAATTGCAGACGCGTCCGATCAAGGAGAGCATTCGTTTGCTCGACCTCAATGCGTGGGTGAATGAACAGCGCGAAATGATTCGGCGTTGGACGCGGCAATGA
- a CDS encoding immune inhibitor A, with translation MNRKLVWAIVVLLCVCVVVAGIGVWGFSFASQATPTNIARATATRLILDERRTPVIVPTIPPPNQPTLVAPTATRVPPVTPLVAVSIDTATALDRTLIPSRNLYEITPRLRKNLTLLTPVPTPVARLRQVGQRENFFVSEDMATGKYRTVPATLQIVSQRAYVWVEDGITTDLVALKRAADVFDTKIYPTNEKYFGSPKAGLDGDSRIHILNARFQDAAGYFSSVDMHPIGISQYSNQRNIIFMNSDAVKPGDSEYQADLAHEFQHLIHHYQARYATGWIDEGMAQLATKVNGYPVGGVINNFGRTPNTQLNTWATGQDALAHYGAAYIFFGYIADRFGADAIRDVMLAPREGIGAVQTMLDRRANGMRVDELFADWAIANYVNDLGVAGNKYAHPSEGAFRITREPVLNAYPDVRTNQQREYAANYFTLQPAVGDVTVYFTGTTTAKLIAADAHSGRWVWYSNRADLANMTLTREVDLTRVSGRATLRFWTWFDIEKDYDYGYVEVSSDGGKTWDILPGKNTVTTNLNGANFGAGLTGKSGVKDDALPAQWTQEEMDLSAYAGKRVLLRFEYITDDAYNTPGWAIDDITIPEAAFTDTIESGASGWDAKGFLRSDNVLPQKYIVQVIEQGATTRVKRVTLDAQNRGNYTIAGFGKDVTKATLVIAAFAPTTTEPTEYQFGVAPK, from the coding sequence ATGAATCGAAAACTTGTTTGGGCAATCGTTGTCCTGTTATGTGTGTGCGTGGTCGTTGCCGGCATCGGCGTGTGGGGTTTTTCGTTCGCGTCTCAAGCAACGCCGACGAATATCGCGCGCGCGACGGCGACGCGATTGATTCTGGATGAACGTCGGACGCCGGTGATCGTGCCGACGATCCCGCCGCCCAATCAGCCGACGCTTGTTGCGCCAACGGCGACGCGCGTCCCGCCGGTGACACCGCTCGTGGCGGTGTCCATTGACACGGCGACCGCGCTCGACCGCACGCTGATTCCATCGCGCAATTTGTACGAGATCACGCCGCGCCTGCGCAAGAATCTCACGTTGCTCACGCCCGTACCGACGCCGGTCGCGCGCTTGCGTCAGGTCGGTCAGCGCGAAAACTTTTTTGTGAGCGAAGATATGGCGACCGGCAAATATCGCACGGTGCCGGCGACGTTGCAGATCGTTTCGCAACGCGCCTACGTCTGGGTCGAAGATGGCATCACGACCGATCTTGTCGCGCTGAAACGCGCCGCCGACGTCTTCGACACAAAAATCTATCCGACGAATGAAAAATATTTTGGCTCGCCAAAAGCTGGGTTGGACGGCGATTCGCGGATTCACATTTTGAACGCGCGCTTTCAAGATGCCGCCGGTTACTTTAGCAGTGTGGACATGCACCCAATTGGGATTTCTCAATACAGCAATCAGCGCAACATCATTTTCATGAACTCGGACGCGGTCAAGCCGGGTGATTCGGAATACCAAGCCGACCTCGCGCACGAATTTCAACATTTGATTCATCACTATCAAGCGCGTTACGCGACGGGCTGGATTGACGAAGGCATGGCGCAACTCGCGACCAAAGTGAACGGTTATCCGGTTGGCGGTGTGATCAATAATTTTGGGCGCACCCCGAATACTCAGTTGAATACCTGGGCAACCGGGCAGGACGCGCTGGCGCATTACGGTGCGGCGTACATCTTTTTCGGATACATTGCCGATCGGTTTGGAGCGGACGCGATTCGCGATGTGATGCTCGCGCCGCGGGAAGGGATCGGCGCGGTGCAAACGATGCTGGATCGCCGCGCGAATGGAATGCGCGTGGACGAGTTGTTCGCCGACTGGGCGATTGCCAACTATGTCAACGATCTCGGCGTCGCCGGCAACAAGTACGCGCATCCCTCCGAAGGCGCGTTTCGCATCACGCGCGAGCCGGTGTTGAATGCGTACCCGGATGTGCGGACGAATCAACAACGCGAGTACGCGGCAAATTACTTTACACTGCAACCCGCGGTCGGCGATGTGACGGTCTATTTCACCGGCACGACGACGGCGAAATTGATCGCGGCGGACGCGCACAGCGGCAGGTGGGTGTGGTACTCGAATCGCGCCGACCTGGCGAACATGACGCTGACGCGCGAGGTGGACTTGACGCGCGTATCCGGCAGGGCGACGCTGCGCTTTTGGACCTGGTTCGATATCGAGAAGGATTACGATTACGGTTACGTCGAGGTGTCGAGCGACGGCGGCAAAACCTGGGACATTTTGCCGGGCAAGAACACGGTGACGACCAATCTGAATGGCGCGAATTTTGGCGCGGGATTGACCGGTAAGTCCGGCGTCAAGGATGACGCGTTGCCCGCGCAGTGGACGCAAGAAGAAATGGATTTGTCGGCGTATGCCGGCAAGCGCGTGTTATTGCGATTCGAGTACATCACCGACGACGCGTACAACACACCGGGCTGGGCGATTGACGACATCACGATTCCGGAAGCCGCGTTCACCGATACGATCGAGAGCGGCGCGAGCGGCTGGGATGCCAAGGGATTTCTGCGGAGCGACAATGTGTTGCCGCAAAAGTACATCGTGCAAGTGATCGAGCAAGGCGCGACGACGCGCGTCAAACGCGTGACGCTCGACGCGCAGAATCGCGGCAATTATACGATTGCCGGTTTCGGCAAGGATGTTACCAAGGCGACGCTCGTGATTGCGGCGTTCGCGCCGACGACGACCGAGCCAACCGAGTACCAATTCGGCGTCGCGCCGAAATAA
- a CDS encoding HlyC/CorC family transporter — MDEPLFIVLKLASVGALIFANAFFVAAEIGLISVRRTRVEQLATEGDSAARVVQTLLRDPTGFIATVQVAITGAGLGLGWIAEPTLESMIAPIFAGIAIPGLSSVVTFLIITYLVILLGELLPKAIALRYTERIALAVGLPTLIFGNIFRPFVWLLNHSAATILRLFHLQLPTDAQMGHTIEELKMLVSASTESGELEQHEEKMLHNVFEFEDRLVRELMIPRNEMTAVEENTTIAEFLQTFSEVRHARYPIYAQTSDNITGFIAIKDVLRAIASQGARALDAAVRAHVRPALYVPESKRVGRLFAEMQSQKIHIAIVIDEFGGTAGMVTLEDLVERIVGRLSDEVAQEDPLVETIDEHTMQVDAQMQVEEMNEQLGIHLPESDGYETVAGFVLHTLRHIPKEGEQFKFENLKLTITGMSGPKIEKVLITRL; from the coding sequence ATGGACGAGCCGCTTTTTATCGTGCTCAAACTCGCCAGTGTTGGCGCACTGATTTTCGCGAACGCGTTTTTTGTCGCGGCAGAAATCGGATTGATCAGTGTGCGGCGTACCCGCGTGGAACAACTCGCAACGGAAGGCGATTCCGCCGCGCGCGTGGTGCAAACCTTGTTGCGCGATCCGACCGGTTTTATCGCGACCGTACAGGTTGCCATCACCGGTGCGGGGCTGGGATTGGGGTGGATCGCAGAGCCGACGCTGGAAAGCATGATCGCGCCGATATTTGCTGGCATTGCGATTCCCGGACTTTCGTCCGTCGTCACGTTTCTCATCATCACTTATTTGGTGATTCTGCTTGGCGAGTTGCTACCCAAAGCGATTGCGTTGCGCTACACTGAACGCATCGCGTTGGCGGTCGGTTTACCCACGTTGATTTTTGGAAACATCTTTCGTCCGTTCGTGTGGCTGTTGAACCACAGCGCCGCGACGATCTTGCGTTTGTTTCATCTGCAATTGCCGACCGACGCGCAGATGGGGCACACCATCGAAGAATTGAAAATGCTCGTCAGCGCGAGCACCGAATCCGGCGAGTTGGAGCAACACGAAGAAAAAATGTTGCACAACGTGTTCGAGTTCGAAGATCGGTTGGTGCGCGAGTTGATGATCCCGCGCAACGAAATGACCGCGGTCGAAGAGAACACGACCATCGCCGAATTTCTGCAAACGTTCAGCGAGGTGCGTCACGCGCGTTACCCGATTTACGCGCAAACTTCGGACAACATCACCGGCTTTATCGCGATCAAAGATGTGTTGCGCGCGATTGCGTCCCAGGGCGCGCGCGCGCTTGACGCGGCGGTACGCGCACATGTGCGACCCGCGCTCTACGTGCCGGAATCGAAACGCGTCGGACGCCTATTCGCCGAGATGCAGTCGCAGAAAATTCACATCGCGATTGTGATTGACGAATTTGGCGGCACCGCCGGCATGGTCACGCTCGAAGATTTGGTCGAACGCATCGTGGGACGCTTGAGCGACGAGGTCGCACAAGAAGACCCGCTCGTCGAGACGATTGACGAGCACACGATGCAAGTGGACGCGCAGATGCAAGTCGAAGAAATGAACGAACAACTCGGCATTCACCTGCCCGAAAGCGACGGGTACGAAACCGTCGCCGGGTTTGTGTTGCACACGCTCCGCCACATTCCGAAAGAAGGCGAGCAGTTCAAATTCGAGAATCTCAAATTGACGATCACCGGCATGAGCGGACCGAAAATCGAAAAGGTGTTGATTACGCGATTGTAA
- a CDS encoding sigma-70 family RNA polymerase sigma factor: MEDTVLVQRAQRGDQHAFAQLVEQYQTPVYNLAHRMLGNPNDAEDAAQETFLRAYTQLKSFRLEDKFATWLLSIDAHYCIDRLRRRRKLQWLSLDEDALGDVLPSDAPTPDDELFRHEDERAVVELLDQLAPPSRLAVVLRYWHDQSIEDIARTTGDSASAVKVKLHRARHVLARAWMNTTDSVNAPLLRVPGGQR, encoded by the coding sequence TTGGAAGACACAGTGCTCGTCCAGCGCGCTCAACGGGGCGATCAACACGCGTTCGCGCAGTTGGTCGAACAGTACCAGACGCCGGTGTACAATTTAGCGCACCGGATGCTGGGCAACCCAAACGACGCGGAAGATGCCGCGCAAGAAACCTTCTTGCGCGCGTACACGCAATTGAAAAGTTTTCGTCTCGAAGACAAGTTCGCGACGTGGCTGCTTTCGATTGACGCGCACTATTGCATTGACCGCTTGCGTCGCCGGCGCAAACTCCAGTGGCTTTCGCTCGACGAGGATGCGCTAGGCGATGTGTTGCCGAGCGATGCGCCGACGCCCGACGACGAATTGTTTCGTCACGAGGACGAACGCGCGGTCGTGGAACTGCTCGATCAACTCGCGCCGCCGAGCCGACTCGCAGTCGTCTTGCGCTACTGGCACGACCAGTCCATCGAAGATATTGCGCGCACGACCGGCGATTCGGCGAGTGCGGTCAAAGTGAAACTGCACCGCGCGCGCCATGTGCTCGCCCGCGCCTGGATGAACACGACGGATTCCGTCAACGCACCCTTGCTCCGCGTCCCAGGAGGTCAACGATGA